In the Streptomyces sp. 3214.6 genome, ACCCACTCCACGAGTTGCAGCCACTCGTCCAGCGCGTCGGCTGCCACGTCGGGCGCGACCTCGTAGGGCAGTCCGGCGGCGACGGCGGCGTCCGCGCGGTGCACGGTGATCTCGTGGGTCATCCGGCGCGCCCAGAAGCCGGAGTCGAGCGTCCCGGCCCAGCCCCACACCTTCGCGTCGGGACCGGCCTCCCGTAGCGCGCCGACGACCAGCTCGCCGGTCTCGGCGAGCCAGGCGTCCAGCGCGGCCGGGTCGCCCTCGCCGTCCGGGCCGCCGTACAGCGGCACCGACTCCGCCGGGATCTCCTCCTGGGCCCGGGTCCGCACCAGCGCGTCCACCCAGCGCAGGGCGCCGCCCATATGCCGCACGAGTTGCTCCAGCGACCAGTCGGGGCAGGTCGGCACGGTGGCCGACAGGTCCGCCCCGGAGGTCACCACGGCCCTCAACAGGCCGACCTGGTGGGCGATTTCGTCGCAGTAGCGGTCATGTGCGAGAAGGGTCATACGTAACACCGTAGGGGTCGGCCGGTCAGTCCAGCACGACGATTTCGGCCGAGTCGAAGGACACCCCCACAGCGCCCCCGACCTCCGGCGCCTCCCGCAGCGCGCACGCCGCCTCCAGCCTCGGTGCGCCCTCCGGCTGGAGGTGCACGGCGACATGGGTGCCCCGGAAGGTGCGGGCGGCGACCCTGCAGCGCAGGCCCTCCTCCGCGCCCACCAGGCGCACCCCGGCGGGCCGGACGAGCAGCGTGCGCGCCCCCTGCCCGGACCCGGCCGGCACCGGCACCTTGCCCCACGGCGTGACCGCGACCTCCCCGGCGACGGTCGCCTCCACCACGTTGTCGAAGCCGAGGAAGCGGGCCACGAACGCGTCCGCCGGACGCTGCCACACCTCAAGAGGCGTACCGGACTGGGCGATTCGCCCGTCCCGCATCACCACGACCCGGTCGGCGAGCGCGAACGCCTCGCCCTGGTCGTGCGTCACCGCGAGGACCGTGGTCCCCAACCGGCCGAAGAGTTCCCTCAGTTCGACGACCAGCCGCTCCCGCAGCGACCGGTCGAGCTGACCGAGCGGCTCGTCCAGCATCAGCAGCCGGGGCCGAGGCGCGAGCGCCCGGGCCAGCGCGACCCGCTGCTGCTCCCCGCCGGACAGCGCGGCGACGGCCCGCCGGGCGGCGCCGGGAAGCCCCACGAGGTTCAGCAACTCCTGTACGCGGTCGGCCTGTTCCTGCCGGGAGGCCGCCCGCATCCGCAGCCCGAAGGCCACATTGCCACCCACGTCCCGCTGCGGGAACAGCTGATGGTCCTGGAACATCAGCCCGAGCTCCCGCCGGTGCGCGGGCACGCCCGCCTGGTCGCGTCCGTCGAGCAGCACCCGCCCGGAGTCCAGGGGTTGCAGTCCGGCCACCGCCCGCAGCAACGTCGACTTGCCGCTGCCGCTGGGCCCGAGCACACACACCACCTCATGCGTGGCGACGGCGAGATCGACGGCGTCCAGCACCGCCCGTCCGCCGAACCGCACGGTGGCACACTCCAGTTCGAGCAGCGGCACAGAAGCAGGTGGCATCAGAACTCCCCCGTCCGGTCGGTCCGCAGCCGCTCCAGCACCAGCAGGGCCACCGCGCACACGATCATCAGAATCGTCGAAAGGGCCATCGCCTGGCCGTAGTTGAGCTCACCGGCCCGCCCGAGCAGTCGTGCCACGGCGACCGGCAGCGTCGGGTTGTCGGGCCGCGCGATGAACACGGTCGCCCCGAACTCCCCCAGCGACACAGCGAAGGCGAACCCGGCGGCGACCAGCAGCGCCCGCCGCACCATCGGCAGGTCCACCTCCCGCCACACCCGCCACGGCGACGCCCCGAGCACGGCCGCCGCCTCACGCAGCCGCTGATCCACCGCCCGCAGCACCGGCAGCATGGTCCGTACGACGAAGGGCACGCCGACCAGCGCCTGCGCCAGCGGCACCAGGATCCACGTACCGCGCAGATCCAGCGGAGGCTCGTCCAGCGCGATCAGGAACCCGAAGCCGACGGTCACGGCGGAGACGCCGAGCGGCAGCATCAGCAGCGCGTCGAAGCCACGGACCAGCCGCCCGGCGTCCCGGCGGGTGAGGGCCGCGGCAGCCAGCCCGCCGATCAGCACCGCGATGGCGGTCGCGGCGACGGCGTACTGAAGCGAGTTGCCGATCGCCTCGATCGGCGGAACCAGGAAGACATTGCCGTCGTCGCTGGTCAGCGCCCGGTAGTAGGCGAAGCCGGGCGCGTCCAGCGAGCGCTGCACCAGCACCGCGAGCGGCAGCACCAGCAGCACGGCGATCGTGGCGAGCACCCCGGCGAGCAGCGTCCACTGCCCGGTCCCACGCGGCCGGCGCGCCGTCACGGAGGCGTCCACGAGCCGCAGCGCGGTCTCGCGCCGTCGTACGGCGGCGGCGTGCACGGCGAGGATCGCGCCGACGGCCACGAACTGGACGATCGTGAGGACGGCGGCCGTCGACAGGTCGAAGATCTCGGAGGTCTGCCGGTAGATCTCCACTTCGAGGGTGGAGAAGGTGGGGCCGCCGAGGATCTGCACCACACCGAAGGAGGTGAAGGTGAAGAGGAAGACCATCAGCGCGGCGGCGGCGACGGCGGGCCCGAGGGCCGGCAGCGTGACCGTGCGCCAGGCCCGCAGCCGGGACGCGCCCAGCATCCGCGCCGCCTCCTCCTGCCGCGGGTCGAGCTGCGCCCACAGCCCGCCCACAGTCCGTACGACGACCGCGTAGTTGAAGAAGACATGCGCGAGCAGGATCGCCCACACGGTGGTGTCCAGCCGTACGCCCCACAGCTCGTCGAGCAGCCCGCCGCGCCCGACGAGCGCGAGGAACGCCGTGCCGACGACGACCGTCGGCAGCACGAACGGAACGGTGACGACGGCCCGCAGCACCTGCTTGCCCGGAAAGTCCAGCCGCGCGAACACATACGCACCCGGCAGCGCGACCAGCAGCGTGAGCGCGGTGGACGCGAGCGCCTGCCAGGTGGTGAACCACAGGACGTGCCGGATGTCGGACTGCGCCAGCACGTCCCACAACCGCCCGAACTGCCAGCCGCCGTCCGTCTTCAGGCCGCGCGCGACGATCGCGGCGACCGGGTAGGCGAAGAAGACGGCGAAGAACGCGACGGGCACGGTCATCAGAGCGAGCCGCGCCGCCGCGCTCCCCTTGGCGCCCTTCCCGGGGGCGTCCTTCACGGGTGCGCGCTTCCCCGGGGGCCCCTTCTCCAGGGCTACTTCAGTACGAGCGAGGTCCATGACTTGACCCACTGGTCGCGGCGGGCGGCGATCTTCGCCGGGTCCATGGTCTCGGGGTCCTTGGCGGCAGGACCGTACCGGGTGAACTCGGCGGGCACGGCCGCGCCCTTCACCACCGGGTACACGAACATGTTGAGCGGCATGTCCTCCTGGAACTTCTTGCTGATCAGGAAGTCGATCAGCGCCTTGCCGCCCTTGCCGTTGGCCGCGTTGTCCAGCAGCCCCGCGAACTCGACCTGGCGGAAGCAGGTGCCGGTCGCGACGCCCGTCGGAGCGGTGGTCGGCTTCGGATCGCCGAAGATCACCTCGGCGGGCGGCGAGGAGGCGTACGACACGACGAGCGGCCGGTCCGCTCCCGCCTTCCTGCCCCCGGCCGAACCGGAGAACTCCCCGTTGTAGGCCTGCTCCCAGCCGTCGACGACCTTCACCCCGTTCGCCTTGAGCTTCTTCCAGTAGCCCTCCCAGCTGTCGCCGCCGTACTTCGCGGCCGAGCCGAGCAGGAAGCCGAGGCCCGGCGAGGAGGTGGCGGCGTTCTCGGTGACGAGGAGGTTCTTGTAGGCGGGCTTCACCAGGTCGTCGAAGGAGGCGGGCGGGGTCAGCTTGTGCTCGGCGAAGTACTTCTTGTCGTAGTTGACGCAGATGTCGCCGTAGTCGATGGGCGTGACCCGGTGTTTGTCGGCGTCCAGCTGGAAGCGGGCGTCGACCTGCGCGAGCCCCTTCGCCTCGTACGGCTGGAACAGCCCGTTGTCGAGGGCGCGGGACAGGAGGGTGTTGTCGACTCCGAAGAAGACGTCGCCCTGCGGGTTGTCCTTGGTGAGGATGGCCTTGTTGACGGCCTGCCCGGCGTCGCCGTCCTTGAGGACCTTCACCTTGTAGCCGGACTGCTTCTCGAAGTCGGCGAGCACGCTCTTGGAGACGGCCCACGAGTCGTGGCTGACGAGGGTCACGGTCTTGGACTCCGTCGCTCCCCCGCCGCCGTCAGTCGACCCGCACGCGGACAGCGTGAGCAGGCCGAGCCCCACGGCCACGGCCACGATGGTCTTGTTCTGCACTGGATTTCCTCCTGGGGGTGACCAGGAAGAGACGCGGCCCTGCCCGGGTCCGCACGGGACGGACGCCGGGCAGGGCGCAACAGCTCGAGTGATGACCGAACTTCCTACCCAGAATGACCTGGGCGAGGTTCAGAGGGTCTGCGGGCCTGGATGCCGCACTCTCAGCGCTGTGGCGCTCCCCTGTCGGAATATGAAGATATGTGTACGGCCTAAAGACTACCGCTCGGTGGCCGCGAGCTGACCGCACGCCCCGTCGATCTCCTGACCACGGGTGTCCCGGACGGTCACGGGGACGCCGTGCGCGGCGATCGCCTCGACGAACGCCTTCTCGTCCTCCGGCCGGGAGGCCGTCCACTTCGAGCCCGGGGTCGGGTTGAGTGGGATGAGGTTGACGTGCACGGGCTTGCCGCGCAGCAGCCGCCCAAGCCGGTCACCGCGCCAGGCCTGGTCGTTGATGTCGCGGATCAGCGCGTACTCGATGGACAGCCGGCGCCCGGAGCGCTCGGTGTACTCGAACCCGGCGTCCAGCACCTCCCGCACCTTCCACCGCGTGTTCACGGGGACGAGGGTGTCGCGCAGCTCGTCGTCGGGCGCGTGCAGGGAGATCGCGAGCCGGCACTTGAAGCCCTCGTCGGCGAACCGGTGGATGGCGGGCACCAGCCCGACCGTCGACACGGTGATGCCCCGCTGCGAGAGCCCGAGCCCGTCCGGCGCCGGGTCGGTGAGCGCGCGGATGGCGCCGACGACCCGCTTGTAGTTGGCGAGCGGCTCGCCCATCCCCATGAAGACGATGTTGGACAGCCGGGCCGGCCCCCCGGGCACGTCCCCGTCCCGCAGCGCCCGCATCCCGTCGACGATCTGGTGCACGATCTCGGCGGTGGACAGATTCCGGTCGAGCCCCGCCTGCCCGGTGGCGCAGAACGGGCAGTTCATCCCACACCCCGCCTGCGAGCTGATGCACATGGTCACCCGGTCCGGGTAGCGCATCAGCACCGACTCCACGAGTGTGCCGTCGAACAGCCGCCACAGGGTCTTGCGCGTGGTCCCCTGGTCCGTCGACAGATGCCGGACGACCGACATCAGGTCCGGCAGCAGCGCCTCACGCAGCTTCTCGCGCGCACCGGCGGGAATGTCCGTCCACTCCGCCGGGTCGTGCGCGTAGCGCGCGAAGTAGTGCTGCGACAGCTGCTTGGCACGGAACGGCTTCTCACCGATCTCCGCCACAACCTCCTTCCGCTCGGCGGGCGAGAGGTCGGCGAGGTGCCGCGGCGGCTTCTTGGCTCCGCGGGGGGCGACGAAAGTGAGTTCTCCGGGCTTAGGCATGGCCATACCAGTGTCGCAGATCGAATCGGGTGGCCCGGGCCGCCCGGATCCGGGTGCGGGACGGTTACCAGTTCCGTTCGGCGGTGGTCTTCGCCGGGCCGAGGACCTCCACATGGCCGTGATCGCCGTACAGGGCACGCCGCCAGTCGCCGAACACCTTCGCGGTGCGGTCCGCGCTGTCCTGCTCTCCCACACCGAAGTCGACCCGGACCACGGCCACGCTGCGGGCGCTGTCCGCGGGCACCCGGATGTGGACGCTCGTCACGTGGGAGGCGAGGGCCGCATCCGCTTTCGGAGCGTCCTTCGTGAGGTAGGCACGGAATTCGCGGAGCATCGGGAACCATCGGTGCGGACCGCTCGCAGGGTCGTCGGTGCCCTGGTCGTCGCTGGTCTCGTCGGGAAGATTGCTCTGGCCGTCGTCGGTGGTCTCGTCCGGAAGGCTGCCCTGGTCGTCGCTGGTGGTGTCGGGCAGGCTGCCCTGGTCGTCGCTGGTGGTGTCGGGAAGGCTGCCCTGGTCGTCGCTCGTCTCGTCCGGGAGATTGCTCTGGCCGTCGTCCGTGGTCTCGTCCGGAAGGCTGCCCTGGTCGTCGCTCGTCTCGTCCGTCGCGGACGATCCCGGTCCGGACGTGGCAGCCGTTCGCTCCCCGGCCTGCTGCGTACCGCAGGCGGTCAGCGGCAGGCAGCAGAAGGCAAGCACCACGGCAACGGGTGCGTACCGAGTCATCAACTTCATGTGTGTCCCCCTTCACACAGTGAGAGGGGGACACACAGCCGGGAGTTCCATCGATCGCGGCGGGGCTACGCCATCCCGTGCTCCAGCCGGTCCTTCAGCAGCCGTTCGTTGTGCGGGAGCTCCTTGCGGACCTGGGGGCGGACGACGAGCGGGAGGAGGACCTTGCCCATGCCCTTGCCCTCGAAGTCGAGCTCCATGGTGACGCGGGAGCGGCGGCCGTCGTCGAGCGGAGTGATCTCGCCGTGGACATGGCCGCGGATGGGCCCGTCGACGCCCTGCAGACCCCAGGCGCGCGGTGGGTCGTACTCGGTGTACTCCATGGTCATCGGCACGTCCCTGCGGCCTACGTGCCGGGTGATCCGCAGCCGGGAGCCCACACCCACCGGACCGGGGTCGAGTGGCTCCGCCGAGACGGCGCTCTGCTGCCACTCCGGCAGATGGGACGGGTCGATGACATACGCCCAGACGTCCTCGGGGCTGCGGTCGACGTCGATCGAATCACGGAAGCCGGACATGAAGCCCGCCCCCTTCCAGGGAGATCCCCCCTGAGGGCCCTCACCAGAAATCGTCCCACTCGGCCGCCCCGACGGCCACGGCAGCGGGCCCCCGCCCTGAGGTCAGGACGGGGGCCCGCACAAGCCGAAGAACGCGCTCGGATCGGCCGGAATCAGCCTGGATCAGTCTGAATCAGCCGGAACCCACGAACAGCACGAGCAGCAGCCATACGACCGGAGCCGTGGGCAGCAGCGAGTCCAGCCGGTCCATGATGCCGCCGTGGCCCGGGAGCAGCGTGCCCATGTCCTTGATGCCCAGGTCCCGCTTGATCATGGACTCGCCGAGGTCGCCGAGCGTGGCGCTGGCCGCGACGGCGAAGCCGAGCAGCAGACCCTGCCACCAGGTCCCGTCGTCGATCACGAACTGCATGAGCAGCGCGCCGGCGACCATCGCGAACGACACCGCGCCGAGCAGACCCTCGCGGGTCTTGCCGGGGCTGATGCGCGGGGCGAGCTTGGTCCTGCCGAAGCGCCAGCCGACGGCGTACGCGCCCGTGTCGCTGACGACCGTCAGCAGCAGGAACGTCATGACGCGGAACGCCCCGTCGTCGGCGGTGAGCATCAGGGCTACGAAGGTGGCCAGGAACGGGACGTAGAACGCGGCGAAGACGCCGGCCGTGACGTCCTTGAGGTAGCCCTCGGGCGGTTCCGTCATCCGCCAGACCAGCACCGCGAGCGCGGTGAGGGCCATGGCGACCCAGGCGCCCTCGGGCCCCCGGACGTAGCCGGCGACGACCATCGCCGCGCCGCCGACCGCGAGCGGCACGAGCGGCGCCTTGATGCCCTTGCGCTCCTGCAGCCTGCTGGTCAGCTCCCACAGACCCACGACGACGGCGACCGCTATCACCCCGACGAACACGGCCTTGACGACGAACAGCGACGCGACGATCACCACACCGAGCCCGACCCCGACCCCTATGGCCGCGCCCAGGTCTCGGCCCGCACTCTTCTTCGGTGCGGGCGCCGGGTGAGGGGCGTCGGGCATGGGCTCCGGATTCTGCGGCACTGCCGCAGGGGGCTGTGCCGACGGGGTGTCGTCACCACGGGCGGCGCCGGCGTGGGCGCCGCCATAGGTCTCGTCTCGGAACAAGGGGCCGCCCAACCGAGCGGCCCCCCGGTCGTCATCCTGGTGACCGCCGTATGCGGATACGTCGGGGACGACGGGCATGGGGCGAGTCTGCTGCGCCTCAGGCGCATCGTACGCGGAACCCGCCGGGACAGCGCCCTGGACAGGCCCCTGGTCGACGGGCCCCCAGTACCCGGCCCGCGACCCGGTGTGTGGCGGTGAGCCCCAGGAAGAGTCGTTCATCAGACCTCGAGCAGCTCCGCTTCCTTGTGCTTCAGGAGCTCGTCCACCTGAGCGACGTACTTCGCGGTGGTGTCGTCGAGCTCCTTCTCCGCACGACGGCCCTCGTCCTCGCCGACCTCGCCGTCCTTGATGAGCTTGTCGATCGCGTCCTTGGCCTTGCGGCGGACCGCGCGGATGGACACCTTGGCGTCCTCGCCCTTGCCCTTGGCGACCTTGATGTAGTCGCGGCGGCGCTCCTCGGTGAGCTCGGGGAACACCACCCGGATGATGTTGCCGTCGTTGCTCGGGTTGACGCCCAGGTCGGAGTCGCGGATCGCCTGTTCGATGTTGCGCAGCGCGCTCTTGTCGAACGGGGTCACGACCGCCATGCGCGGCTCCGGCACGGAGAACGAAGCCAGCTGGTTGATCGGCGTCGGCGCGCCGTAGTAGTCGGCCACGATCTTGTTGAACATCGCCGGGTGCGCACGGCCGGTGCGGATCGCGGCGAAGTCCTCCTTGGCGACCACGACGGCCTTCTCCATCTTCTCCTCGGCCTCGAGGAGGGTCTCTTCGATCACCACTTGCTCCTGCGTGTCTTGAGTAGGCCCGGCTGCGGTTCCCTGTCGGTGGCGGCGGCCGGCTGCGTCGCGTCTTCTTCCTGCACGGTTCCCGACCGGCAGAACATTGTCCATCCCCCGACCCGGGTCCGTCCCCGGTCAGGTGTTGTCGTGCGGACCGGAGAGGGACCGAAGAGTCCTACCGGTCGTGGACCGGGGGTTTTCGGTCAGGCCCGGCTGCCCTGCTCACCCACCAGCGTGCCGATCTTCTCACCCTTGACGGCGCGAGCGATATTGCCCTCGGCCAGAAGCTCGAAGACGAGGATCGGGAGCTTGTTGTCGCGGCACAGCGTGACGGCGGTGGCGTCGGCGACCTTCAGGTCGCGGGTGATGACGTCCCCGTAGCCGAGGGCGTCGAACTTGACGGCCGCCGGGTTGGTCTTCGGGTCGGAGTCGTAGACGCCGTCCACGCCGTTCTTGCCCATCAGCAGCGCCTCGGCGTCGATCTCCAGGGCGCGCTGGGCGGCGGTGGTGTCGGTGGAGAAGTACGGCATGCCCATACCGGCGCCGAAGATGACCACGCGGCCCTTCTCCAGATGGCGCACGGCGCGCAGCGGGATGTACGGCTCGGCGACCTGGCCCATGGTGATGGCGGTCTGCACCCGGCTGTCGATGCCCTCCTTCTCCAGGAAGTCCTGGAGGGCGAGGCAGTTCATGACCGTGCCGAGCATGCCCATGTAGTCGGAGCGGGCCCGGTCCATGCCGCGTACCTGCAGTTCGGCGCCGCGGAAGAAGTTGCCGCCGCCGATGACGACCGCGATCTCCGCGCCGTCCCGGACGACGGCTGCGATCTCGCGGGCGATCTTGTGCACCACGTCGGGGTCCACACCCAGGCCGCCGCCACCGGCGAAGGCCTCTCCGGACAGCTTCAGCAGAAACCGGCCGCTCACTTTGCCGTCGTCGCTCTTCTGGGCCTTGGTGGTCATGACGTTCTCGCTTCTTTGACGGGTCGCACATACGAGGAGGCCATTGCCGCGGCGGGGTGTCGTTCGCATCCCATGCGCGGCAATGGCCTCCTCGTCAGATCTGCTGTCGTCCGTCACGCGCCCGCGTGACGGCGTACCGGACGACTGCACCCGACCCTATCGGGCCGACGCGCCGATCGCGGCACGGACTCAGATGCCGACCTTGATGCGCGTGAAGCGCTTCAGGGTGACACCGGCCTCGTCCAGGACCTTCTGGACGGACTTCTTGTTGTCGAGCGCGTACGGCTGGCCGAGCAGCGTGGCGTCCTTGAAGAAGCCGTTGAGGCGACCCTCGACGATCTTCGGCAGGGCGGCCTCGGGCTTGCCCTCGGCGCGGGTGGTCTCCTCGGCGACGCGGCGCTCGGACTCGACGACCTCGGCCGGCACGTCCTCCTTGGAGAGGTACTTCGGCGCGAAGGCGGCGATGTGCTGGGCGATGCCCTTGGCGACGTCGGCGTTCGGCTTGTCCAGCTCGACGAGGACACCGATCTGCGGGGGCAGGTCGGGCATCGTGCGGTGCATGTAGGCGGACACGAAGCCGTCGGTGAACTGCGCGAAGCGGTCCAGGACGATCTTCTCGCCGAGGTTGGCGTTGGCCTCGTCCACGAACGCCTGGACGGTCTTGCCGGCCTCGATCTCGGAGCCGAGCAGGGCGTCGAGGTCGGCCGGGGAGGTCGCGGCGACGTGCTGCGCGATCTGGTTGGCGACGGCCTGGAACTTCTCGCCCTTGGCGACGAAGTCCGTCTCGCACTTCAGCTCGACGAGGACACCGGAGGAGTTGTCGTCGGCGATGACGGAGACCACGGCGCCGTTCTCGGCGGAGCGGCCCTCGCGCTTGGCGACGCCCTTCTGGCCCTTGATACGGAGCGCCTCGACGGCCTTCTCGACGTTGCCCTCGGCCTCGTCCAGCGCCTTCTTGCAGTCCATCATGCCGGCGCCGGTGAGCTCACGGAGCTTCTTGACGTCGGCGGCGGTGTAGTTCGCCATGATCTGTGAATCTCTCTCGGAGTTCGAAGTCTCGAAGATCTACGAAGATCTGGGGGCTGTGGGTGAACGGCGGGCGGCGTACTGGACGCCCCCCGCCGTCACTTCGTCCCTACGACCGTACGGGCGCGACGGCGACCGCACGGCCTACGGCCTGAATCAGGCCTGCTCGCCCTCGGCGGCCGGAGCCTCGGCGGGGGCGGCCTCGGCAGCGGGGGCCTCGGCAGCGGGGGCCTCGGCAGCGGGGGCCTCGGCAGCGGGGG is a window encoding:
- a CDS encoding maleylpyruvate isomerase family mycothiol-dependent enzyme gives rise to the protein MTLLAHDRYCDEIAHQVGLLRAVVTSGADLSATVPTCPDWSLEQLVRHMGGALRWVDALVRTRAQEEIPAESVPLYGGPDGEGDPAALDAWLAETGELVVGALREAGPDAKVWGWAGTLDSGFWARRMTHEITVHRADAAVAAGLPYEVAPDVAADALDEWLQLVEWVQRNMPQAVDDELLVPGRSIHLHATDTTADLNAERSEMGVPPTEGWGRLIELTERGIVWRRGHEKATVALRGPLTSVLLAFYRRLPLDSPGLEVLGERELLELWLEKTKFG
- a CDS encoding ABC transporter ATP-binding protein — protein: MPPASVPLLELECATVRFGGRAVLDAVDLAVATHEVVCVLGPSGSGKSTLLRAVAGLQPLDSGRVLLDGRDQAGVPAHRRELGLMFQDHQLFPQRDVGGNVAFGLRMRAASRQEQADRVQELLNLVGLPGAARRAVAALSGGEQQRVALARALAPRPRLLMLDEPLGQLDRSLRERLVVELRELFGRLGTTVLAVTHDQGEAFALADRVVVMRDGRIAQSGTPLEVWQRPADAFVARFLGFDNVVEATVAGEVAVTPWGKVPVPAGSGQGARTLLVRPAGVRLVGAEEGLRCRVAARTFRGTHVAVHLQPEGAPRLEAACALREAPEVGGAVGVSFDSAEIVVLD
- a CDS encoding ABC transporter permease; this translates as MDLARTEVALEKGPPGKRAPVKDAPGKGAKGSAAARLALMTVPVAFFAVFFAYPVAAIVARGLKTDGGWQFGRLWDVLAQSDIRHVLWFTTWQALASTALTLLVALPGAYVFARLDFPGKQVLRAVVTVPFVLPTVVVGTAFLALVGRGGLLDELWGVRLDTTVWAILLAHVFFNYAVVVRTVGGLWAQLDPRQEEAARMLGASRLRAWRTVTLPALGPAVAAAALMVFLFTFTSFGVVQILGGPTFSTLEVEIYRQTSEIFDLSTAAVLTIVQFVAVGAILAVHAAAVRRRETALRLVDASVTARRPRGTGQWTLLAGVLATIAVLLVLPLAVLVQRSLDAPGFAYYRALTSDDGNVFLVPPIEAIGNSLQYAVAATAIAVLIGGLAAAALTRRDAGRLVRGFDALLMLPLGVSAVTVGFGFLIALDEPPLDLRGTWILVPLAQALVGVPFVVRTMLPVLRAVDQRLREAAAVLGASPWRVWREVDLPMVRRALLVAAGFAFAVSLGEFGATVFIARPDNPTLPVAVARLLGRAGELNYGQAMALSTILMIVCAVALLVLERLRTDRTGEF
- a CDS encoding thiamine ABC transporter substrate-binding protein produces the protein MQNKTIVAVAVGLGLLTLSACGSTDGGGGATESKTVTLVSHDSWAVSKSVLADFEKQSGYKVKVLKDGDAGQAVNKAILTKDNPQGDVFFGVDNTLLSRALDNGLFQPYEAKGLAQVDARFQLDADKHRVTPIDYGDICVNYDKKYFAEHKLTPPASFDDLVKPAYKNLLVTENAATSSPGLGFLLGSAAKYGGDSWEGYWKKLKANGVKVVDGWEQAYNGEFSGSAGGRKAGADRPLVVSYASSPPAEVIFGDPKPTTAPTGVATGTCFRQVEFAGLLDNAANGKGGKALIDFLISKKFQEDMPLNMFVYPVVKGAAVPAEFTRYGPAAKDPETMDPAKIAARRDQWVKSWTSLVLK
- the rlmN gene encoding 23S rRNA (adenine(2503)-C(2))-methyltransferase RlmN, translating into MPKPGELTFVAPRGAKKPPRHLADLSPAERKEVVAEIGEKPFRAKQLSQHYFARYAHDPAEWTDIPAGAREKLREALLPDLMSVVRHLSTDQGTTRKTLWRLFDGTLVESVLMRYPDRVTMCISSQAGCGMNCPFCATGQAGLDRNLSTAEIVHQIVDGMRALRDGDVPGGPARLSNIVFMGMGEPLANYKRVVGAIRALTDPAPDGLGLSQRGITVSTVGLVPAIHRFADEGFKCRLAISLHAPDDELRDTLVPVNTRWKVREVLDAGFEYTERSGRRLSIEYALIRDINDQAWRGDRLGRLLRGKPVHVNLIPLNPTPGSKWTASRPEDEKAFVEAIAAHGVPVTVRDTRGQEIDGACGQLAATER
- a CDS encoding SRPBCC family protein, with amino-acid sequence MSGFRDSIDVDRSPEDVWAYVIDPSHLPEWQQSAVSAEPLDPGPVGVGSRLRITRHVGRRDVPMTMEYTEYDPPRAWGLQGVDGPIRGHVHGEITPLDDGRRSRVTMELDFEGKGMGKVLLPLVVRPQVRKELPHNERLLKDRLEHGMA
- a CDS encoding phosphatidate cytidylyltransferase, with the translated sequence MNDSSWGSPPHTGSRAGYWGPVDQGPVQGAVPAGSAYDAPEAQQTRPMPVVPDVSAYGGHQDDDRGAARLGGPLFRDETYGGAHAGAARGDDTPSAQPPAAVPQNPEPMPDAPHPAPAPKKSAGRDLGAAIGVGVGLGVVIVASLFVVKAVFVGVIAVAVVVGLWELTSRLQERKGIKAPLVPLAVGGAAMVVAGYVRGPEGAWVAMALTALAVLVWRMTEPPEGYLKDVTAGVFAAFYVPFLATFVALMLTADDGAFRVMTFLLLTVVSDTGAYAVGWRFGRTKLAPRISPGKTREGLLGAVSFAMVAGALLMQFVIDDGTWWQGLLLGFAVAASATLGDLGESMIKRDLGIKDMGTLLPGHGGIMDRLDSLLPTAPVVWLLLVLFVGSG
- the frr gene encoding ribosome recycling factor; translated protein: MIEETLLEAEEKMEKAVVVAKEDFAAIRTGRAHPAMFNKIVADYYGAPTPINQLASFSVPEPRMAVVTPFDKSALRNIEQAIRDSDLGVNPSNDGNIIRVVFPELTEERRRDYIKVAKGKGEDAKVSIRAVRRKAKDAIDKLIKDGEVGEDEGRRAEKELDDTTAKYVAQVDELLKHKEAELLEV
- the pyrH gene encoding UMP kinase, encoding MTTKAQKSDDGKVSGRFLLKLSGEAFAGGGGLGVDPDVVHKIAREIAAVVRDGAEIAVVIGGGNFFRGAELQVRGMDRARSDYMGMLGTVMNCLALQDFLEKEGIDSRVQTAITMGQVAEPYIPLRAVRHLEKGRVVIFGAGMGMPYFSTDTTAAQRALEIDAEALLMGKNGVDGVYDSDPKTNPAAVKFDALGYGDVITRDLKVADATAVTLCRDNKLPILVFELLAEGNIARAVKGEKIGTLVGEQGSRA
- the tsf gene encoding translation elongation factor Ts, whose translation is MANYTAADVKKLRELTGAGMMDCKKALDEAEGNVEKAVEALRIKGQKGVAKREGRSAENGAVVSVIADDNSSGVLVELKCETDFVAKGEKFQAVANQIAQHVAATSPADLDALLGSEIEAGKTVQAFVDEANANLGEKIVLDRFAQFTDGFVSAYMHRTMPDLPPQIGVLVELDKPNADVAKGIAQHIAAFAPKYLSKEDVPAEVVESERRVAEETTRAEGKPEAALPKIVEGRLNGFFKDATLLGQPYALDNKKSVQKVLDEAGVTLKRFTRIKVGI